Below is a genomic region from Gammaproteobacteria bacterium.
ACCATCAGCCCTTGGGCGTGGTAGGTATGGTGGAGGTTCACAAAACCTGGGATCTCTTTCCGGCATGGGGGGCACCAGGGAGCCCAAAAGTTGAGCAGCACCACACGCCCTAGCCACTCGTTACTGTCATGTCTCTGTCCTGACACATCGAGCAGGCTGAAACCAGTCCCCTGTCCCAATACCGGTAGGTCCGAAGTCGAGACTCCGCCATTTATGTAACCGAAAAAGGTCATCCCCAGCCCGGCACTGACCACAACCACTGCTAGTACCATGAGGAACCGCCGAATCTTGGTCATGCCTCCTTCTCTGGAGTAACGCTTTCCGCAATCCAATCTAGGTAGGCGGGCAATCCCTGATGTATGGGTAAGGCAAGTATCTCAGGGACCTTATAGGGAT
It encodes:
- a CDS encoding cytochrome c biogenesis protein CcmG, thiol:disulfide interchange protein DsbE, with amino-acid sequence MTKIRRFLMVLAVVVVSAGLGMTFFGYINGGVSTSDLPVLGQGTGFSLLDVSGQRHDSNEWLGRVVLLNFWAPWCPPCRKEIPGFVNLHHTYHAQGLMVVGVAIDQLAEVLSFVTNFKVDYLNLLGEESGAELAVRYGNRSGGLPYTVIIDRTGKVVRARLGELSAADAEQFIRPLL